AAGCCATAACCCTCAACCTGTGCTCTCACAGCTTCGGCATTTTTTTCAGGATCAGCGGTCTCCGAATTCCAGACAGTTCCTACCTGAAGTTCAACGTACCTGAATCCCGTCTCACTTGTGAATTTCAGAAAATCGTCAAGTGATTTGCTTGCGTAATTATAGTGAATAAGCCCTAATTTTGACATAAATCCTTCTTCCTCTCTCTGAGAAAAGTTCTGGCGAAAATCGTAAGTCGTGTTAAAAGACTTGCATTTTTTAAAGGTATTGTGCTATAATACTTTCACTATGAGACAAGTGTCAAGATTTTTTTTCTTACCACGGAGCGAAGCAAAAAATATTGATGATCGATCAGGAATAAAAAGTAATGGAGAACTATAGTCGTTTTACAGACCCCAAACTGCCTGCTATCTATGAAAAAGTCCAAGCAGAGCAGCGCCTCTCTTTTGAGGAAGGGGTTTCGCTTTATGAAAGTCCAGACATTACTGGCGTTGGATTTATTGCAAACTCTATGCGTGAACGCTTAAACGGGAACGTCGCCTACTACAACATCAACCAACACATCGATTATTCAAATGTCTGTATCCTCCACGCTCGATGCCACTTTTGTGCATTTGCCCGAAAAAATATGCAGACCGAAGGGGCGTGGGAGATGAGCGTTGACGAATTTTTAGACAAGGCGATGTACTCTATAGAACAGGGATGTACCGAAATCCACAGTGTTGGTGGGTTACACCCGAAGCTGCCATTCGACTACTACCTCGACATCATCCGAGGTCTCAAAGAACGGATGCCACAGGTACACCTCAAATTTTTCACAGCCGTTGAAATTCATCACTTCTCACGCATCTTTAAGATGTCAATAGAAGAAGTCCTCACCCAATTACGGGAAGCAGGTTTGGATTCGCTGCCCGGAGGCGGTGCTGAAATCTTCGCAGAAGAGACCCGTGAGAAAATCTGTCCCGGCAAATTAAGTGCTGAAGGTTGGTTAGAAGTTCACGATATAGCACATCGCCTCGGAATTGCTACCAACGCAACAATGCTCTACGGACACCTTGAGACAAACGAGGACAGAGTTGACCATTTCATCAGGCTACGGGAGCAGCAGGATAAATCTGGTGGCTTTGTGACCTTCATTCCATTGGCGTTCCATCCGCTGAATACCCGAATGGCATACCTGCCCTCAACAACCGGGCTAACAGATATTCGGAACATCGCCGTTGCGCGCCTTATGCTCGATAACGTCCCCCATATCAAAGTTTACTGGATTATGACCGGTTTGAAGACCGCACAAGTCGCACTCCGCTTCGGTGCAGACGATATTGATGGCACGGTAACCGAGGAGAAAATCACACACATGGCAGGCGCAGACACGCCAGAGGCTGTTTCTGTTTCCCAACTAACGCACCTCATTGAAGAAGCCGGCTTCGTGCCTGTCGAGCGCGATACACTTTACAACGAAATTATTCGAGAGGGGAATCAGTGGTACCGAAAAGCCGCATAAGGGTAGGCGCAGTTTCGTTTCTGAATACCAAACCGCTTATTTACCCCCTTTTGAACAAAGAGATTAAAACGGATATTGCCCTCAGTGTTGATGTTCCGAGTCGTGTTTCAACACTTTTAAGTAAAGACGAATTGGATGTCGGACTGATTCCGATTGTCGAATATTATCGTGCGAATCCGTCGAATACACCTTACTGTATTCTACCAGATATATCAATCACATCACACAGCAACGTCCGAAGTATCCAATTGTTTAGTCGTGTGCCAGTTCAGGAGATTCGACGCATTGCACTCGATACGAACTCGCGTTCCTCTGTCGCGCTGCTGAAAATTCTACTCGCTGAAAAGTATAAAATTTCACCAGCATTCATCCCGTGCGCGCCAACGGTAACGCCACGTGCGGCTCTTGAAAACCGTCAAGACCCGCCTTTTGAGGCAGTCCTGCTCATCGGAGACGCAGCACTCAGGCATCTCGGTTCGACGGAGTATAGCATTGACCTCGGTGAAGTGTGGTATAAGTTTACGGGGCTACCCTTTGTCTACGCCTGCTGGGTTGCAAGGCAAGAAGTGGATCTCGGTGACTTACCACAAGTGCTTCTTGAATCAAAGGAACGTGGGACGGCACAAATACCCGAAATTGCACGGATTGAAGCGAAAAAATTGGGACTACCGGAAACGCTCTGTCTCGCCTATTTGCAAGATAGCATCAAATACGATCTGAACGAAGATGCGATCGCAGGCATGGAACTCTTTTATAAATATGCGGTAAAAAATGATCTCGCACCGCCGTGCCGTAGTCTCTCTTTTCACGCCAACTGAAAGGGGACGGAAAATGCAGCCTGCCAACGACAAATCTACGCTTGATCCTGAGTTCATAACGCAGTTTGAAGACTACCTTAAAAGTTGCGGACTCCGTTTGACGCAAAAGCGATTGGATATTTTAAACCAAGTTTTTGACTATCCAGGCCACTTTCAAACAGAGGACCTCTTGGTTCAGATGCGCCGAAACGGATACTTGGTGTCCCGTCCAACGATTTATCGGACACTGCCCTTACTTGTAAAAAGTGGATTATTGACTGAATTCATTGACGCACAGAAGAACACTCGCTACGAAAGTATCCATTCTCTCCAAGAACACGCCCATCTCATCTGTCTGCGGTGCAATCAGATTGTTGAGTTTAAAGAACCACGAATTGACGCATTGCAAAAATCGGTGTGCGAGGCACATCAATTTAAGCCAGTGCGCTTCCGTAATGAGATCATCGGTCACTGCGCCGAATGCCAAGCCGAGTTAGAATCAAAAACAACAGACACGGACCAGGAAACTACTGTTTAAGTCGCCCCCACGTTGTTGTCAGTAACCCTTCCGGTTGGACTGGTAACTTCTTTGCCTCCGCCTTTTCATAATCATCATCGGTAGGTTGATACTCTAAGTCGCTTGACCAGCAGAAAACGTCGTATCACCTTTTCCATTTTTAGAGACCTTGAATTCCTCCACGGCAAAACTTGTAAATGGGTACATCAGCAGAAAACAGACGGCTAAACCGAATGGTAAGTGATATTTCTGAAGCATCATGGATCCCTCCATATTTTCTTTTACTATCAGTGTAAAAGAATTAGGATGGAATTGCAATCATAAAAATTTGACAAGCGTCTGAAAATGTTGTATAATTGCAAAAACAGACTTTTTCCGAATGGCTTATGGGCTATGTCCAATGTATACGCCACAGGTAATTGAACACTACGAAAATCCGCGCAACGTTGGGACGATTACCGATGCCGACGGCGCAGCTACTGTCGGTTCTCCTGCCAACGGTGAGATGCTAAAGCTAACACTTAAAGTAGCCAACAACGTGATTGTTGCGGCAAAGTTCCGCGCCTTCGGATGTCCGACTGCTATCGCAAGTACTTCTGTCCTTACCGAAATGGTTATGGGTAGCAAGGTTTCAGAGGCACTTCAAATTACTGCCATCCAGATTTCCGAGGCATTGGGTGGGCTGCCA
The sequence above is drawn from the Candidatus Poribacteria bacterium genome and encodes:
- a CDS encoding Fur family transcriptional regulator, whose translation is MQPANDKSTLDPEFITQFEDYLKSCGLRLTQKRLDILNQVFDYPGHFQTEDLLVQMRRNGYLVSRPTIYRTLPLLVKSGLLTEFIDAQKNTRYESIHSLQEHAHLICLRCNQIVEFKEPRIDALQKSVCEAHQFKPVRFRNEIIGHCAECQAELESKTTDTDQETTV
- a CDS encoding menaquinone biosynthesis protein — translated: MVPKSRIRVGAVSFLNTKPLIYPLLNKEIKTDIALSVDVPSRVSTLLSKDELDVGLIPIVEYYRANPSNTPYCILPDISITSHSNVRSIQLFSRVPVQEIRRIALDTNSRSSVALLKILLAEKYKISPAFIPCAPTVTPRAALENRQDPPFEAVLLIGDAALRHLGSTEYSIDLGEVWYKFTGLPFVYACWVARQEVDLGDLPQVLLESKERGTAQIPEIARIEAKKLGLPETLCLAYLQDSIKYDLNEDAIAGMELFYKYAVKNDLAPPCRSLSFHAN
- the mqnE gene encoding aminofutalosine synthase MqnE, which codes for MENYSRFTDPKLPAIYEKVQAEQRLSFEEGVSLYESPDITGVGFIANSMRERLNGNVAYYNINQHIDYSNVCILHARCHFCAFARKNMQTEGAWEMSVDEFLDKAMYSIEQGCTEIHSVGGLHPKLPFDYYLDIIRGLKERMPQVHLKFFTAVEIHHFSRIFKMSIEEVLTQLREAGLDSLPGGGAEIFAEETREKICPGKLSAEGWLEVHDIAHRLGIATNATMLYGHLETNEDRVDHFIRLREQQDKSGGFVTFIPLAFHPLNTRMAYLPSTTGLTDIRNIAVARLMLDNVPHIKVYWIMTGLKTAQVALRFGADDIDGTVTEEKITHMAGADTPEAVSVSQLTHLIEEAGFVPVERDTLYNEIIREGNQWYRKAA
- a CDS encoding iron-sulfur cluster assembly scaffold protein, coding for MAYGLCPMYTPQVIEHYENPRNVGTITDADGAATVGSPANGEMLKLTLKVANNVIVAAKFRAFGCPTAIASTSVLTEMVMGSKVSEALQITAIQISEALGGLPEDKQRYAGAAEEVLKTAIADFMSKTEV